The Amycolatopsis umgeniensis DNA segment CCACCGCCACGGCCCACCAGGCCGGAGACGAAGGTCCGCACGGCGGCGGCGTCGATCTCGACGATGCTCTGCCCGTCCGCGCTGCGGCCGTTGATGTTGATCACCGGGATGGTCGTGAACGTCAGGTCGCCCGACGCGATCCCCTTCGCCTGCTGTGCGAACTCCAGCAGGTCCAGCCCCTCGTCCAGGACGATCGACCGGCGCACGACGTCCATCAGCCCGCTCATCGTCGACGGGCTGGTCAGCGTGCCCGCCGAGAGCACCTGGTTCAGGGCCGAGGACAGGAAGGTCTGCTGCCGCACGATGCGGTCGAGGTCGCCGCGCGGCAGGTTCTTCCGCTGCCGTACGAAGGAGAGCGCCTCACCGCCGGAAACGGTCTGTTCACCGCGCCGGAAGTTCGCGCCGGAGTCCTTGTCCTCGGTGGAGTGGTTCAGGCAGACCTTCACGCCACCCAGGGCCTCGGTCAGCAGGTAGAACCCGAGCAGGTTGACCTCGGCGTAGTGGTCGATGCGGATCCGCGTCAGGTCCTGAACGGTCTGGACCAGTGCCTTGCGGCCTTCCTGGTCGGAGTCGCGTTCGAGTTTCGCCTGGTCGGGCTCGCCGCGGTGGGCGTTCGCGTAGTTGGCCTTCGCGACGCCGTACGCCGAATTGATCTTGTTGGGGCCGCGGCCGGGGATCTCGGTCCAGGTGTCGCGCGGAATCGAGATACCGGACGGTTTCCCGCCGTTCTTCGGGATGCGCAGGATGATGATGGTGTCGGTGTTGACGCCCGGCTTTTCCTCCGTGCGCAGCTCCTTGAGGACCTTGAGCGGCAGCGGATTGCCTTGCGCGTCGGTGCGGGCGTCGCTGCCGACCAGGAGGATGTCGTTCGCGCCGTCGTCGGCGGGCGGCGCGGCGGGATCGTCCGGTTTGCTCAGCGCGTTCGTCGTGGGGACGTTGTCCTGCAGCTGGTCCTTGGTGACGTAGGCGTAGCCCGTCGTGCCGAGGGCGAGCAGCGAAACGAGGCCGAGCGCGATCCGGCGGGTGATCCGGCCGGCGCGGCGCAGCCCGCGTTCGGGTACGGCGAGCACTCCCGAGACCGCTTCGTCCTCGGGCGGGCCGGACGGCTGGGGGAGCGGATTCCGCGGGTACGGGGTCGGGACGAACCGGGGCTCTTCGTCACTCTCGGTGTCCGACGCGGTGTCTTCTTCCGGCTTCGTGTCTTCGGCGTCCAACTGCTCAGAACGCGCATCGGTGTCTTTGTCTTCGCTGTCCATCCCTACTCACCTCCCCTGGAGCTGCTCGCTAGTCCGATCGTAGGAGAAGGCTAGGCCACCATGAGGTCGGCCACGCTGAGTACCCGGCCACTAATTGACGCAGGGCACATTCCCCGCGACGATCGGCGTCGTGGTGGGCGCCGCCGGAGCGCTGGAGGGCGGCTGAGCCGGCTTCGAGGGTGTCGACGTCTTCGACGGGGGCGCGCTCGCGCCGCCCGACGCGCCCTTGAAGTCCTTGCCGAGCAGGACCCGCACCTTGCCGGGGGCGACATCACGATCCGCCTCGGCCTGCACCGCGGTGCCGAAGAGCTGCTTGATCAGGGCCAGCGCGTCTTCGTCGCCCGGCGCGTACCGGATGACCGTGGAGTTGCGGGTGCTGAGCTTGGTGTCGGGCGCGAGTTTGAAACCCTTGCCCTGCAAGAGAGCGCGGGTCTCGGTGGCCAGGGTGGGGGAGCCGGATCCGTCGAACAGTTCGACGGTCACCGCTTCCGCGCCCGGCAGCTTGTCCGGGGTCTCGGTGGGCGCCGTCTGCCCGTCGGAGGTCAGGCGGGTGACCTCGGCCTGCACCTGCGCCGGGTCCACCCGGAGCACGGCGGCGCCGCCGATGGTCGCGTCACCCTGGGTCGGGATCGTGTGGAACTCGACGTTGCCGCTGGTCAGCCCGCGCATCTGCGCGGCGAACTCCGGCAGATCCCAGCCCGCCGACAGCACGACCGACTTCTTCACCGCGGCGATCAGGTCGGAGATCTTCGCCGGGTTGATCAGGACGTCGGAGGAGAGGACCTTGTTCGCCAGCCCGGACAGGAAGGCCTGCTGCCGCGCGATCCGGTCCAGGTCGCCATTCTGCAGGTCGTATCGCTGGCGGACGAACGCGAGCGCCTGGACGCCTTCGACGGTCTGCCGTCCGGCGGGCAGGTCGACGCCGGACTTCTTCTCCTTGACCGGGCCGTTGAGGCAGACCTCGACGCCGCCGATCGCCTTGGTGATCTCGTAGAAGCTCGACAGGTTCACCTCGGCGTACCGGTCGATCATCTTCGGTTTGCCGATGAACTTCTCGAGCGTCGCGATCAGGTTCTTGCGGCCGGCGTCCTTGGCCTTGGCGTCGACGTCCTTGAGATCGGAGTTGCCCTGCTGCTGCAGCGTCTTCGACGTGTCGTTGTAGGCGTACACGTACGCGCTGTTGAGCTTGTGCTTGCCGAAACCGCCGGTGATCTCGACCCAGGAGTCGCGGGGGAAGGAGATCGCGACAGCCTTCTTACCGTTCTGGGGGATGTGCACCAGGATCATCGTGTCGGTCTGGCGCTCGCCGTCGGAGACCCCGGCGTGCAGCATGTCGAGGACTTCGCGCGGCAGCGGATTGCCCTGCGCGTCGGTGCGGCTGTCCTGGCCGACGAGCAGGATGTCGATCGCGCCGTCCAGCGGTTTCGCGGGCGGATGGCCGTTGTCCTCGAAGATGTTCGTGGTGGCGAAGCCCTGCGACGGGTCGCCGATGAACTGCCAGCCCCACCAGGTCAGCGTCAGGATCGTGATCGAGACCAGGCTGAACACGACCTTCACCCCACGGCGGGCGAACACCACGACGCCGCCGCCACGGCGCGCTTCGATGGGTGGCCCGGGCCACTCGGTCACGTGCGGTCCTCCACGAATCTCCCCAGGGCACACGCGTGCCACTCGGACAACTCTACTGATCCCCCTGTTAGACGTCCGTAGGCTGGTGAAAGGTTGCCCCGGTCGTGACACACTCGGCTGGTCCGGGAAGTCGTAAAGGGAGGATCACGGGATGCGGGTGCTGGTCACCGGTGGTGCCGGTTTCATCGGTTCGCATTACGTCCGTCAGGTGCTGACGGGGGCGTACCCCAGCCTTGCCGACGCCGAAGTGGTCGTGCTCGACAAGCTGACTTACGCGGGCAACGAAGCGAACCTGGAGCCGGTGAGCAAGAGCCCGCGCTACCGGTTCGAAAAGGGTGACATCTGTGACGCCGCCCTGGTCAGCGAGCTGATGCGGGGGGTCGACCTGGTCGTCCACTTCGCCGCCGAGTCCCATGTGGACCGTTCGATCGCCGGGGCGGCCGACTTCGTGCTGACCAACGTGCTCGGCACGCAGACCCTGTTGCAGGGGGCGCTCGAAGCCGAGGTCGGGAAGTTCGTCCACGTCTCCACCGACGAGGTCTACGGCTCGATCGACGAAGGATCCTGGGCCGAA contains these protein-coding regions:
- a CDS encoding LCP family protein, with protein sequence MDSEDKDTDARSEQLDAEDTKPEEDTASDTESDEEPRFVPTPYPRNPLPQPSGPPEDEAVSGVLAVPERGLRRAGRITRRIALGLVSLLALGTTGYAYVTKDQLQDNVPTTNALSKPDDPAAPPADDGANDILLVGSDARTDAQGNPLPLKVLKELRTEEKPGVNTDTIIILRIPKNGGKPSGISIPRDTWTEIPGRGPNKINSAYGVAKANYANAHRGEPDQAKLERDSDQEGRKALVQTVQDLTRIRIDHYAEVNLLGFYLLTEALGGVKVCLNHSTEDKDSGANFRRGEQTVSGGEALSFVRQRKNLPRGDLDRIVRQQTFLSSALNQVLSAGTLTSPSTMSGLMDVVRRSIVLDEGLDLLEFAQQAKGIASGDLTFTTIPVININGRSADGQSIVEIDAAAVRTFVSGLVGRGGGGSAPGAALAASSVPCVN
- a CDS encoding LCP family protein, giving the protein MTEWPGPPIEARRGGGVVVFARRGVKVVFSLVSITILTLTWWGWQFIGDPSQGFATTNIFEDNGHPPAKPLDGAIDILLVGQDSRTDAQGNPLPREVLDMLHAGVSDGERQTDTMILVHIPQNGKKAVAISFPRDSWVEITGGFGKHKLNSAYVYAYNDTSKTLQQQGNSDLKDVDAKAKDAGRKNLIATLEKFIGKPKMIDRYAEVNLSSFYEITKAIGGVEVCLNGPVKEKKSGVDLPAGRQTVEGVQALAFVRQRYDLQNGDLDRIARQQAFLSGLANKVLSSDVLINPAKISDLIAAVKKSVVLSAGWDLPEFAAQMRGLTSGNVEFHTIPTQGDATIGGAAVLRVDPAQVQAEVTRLTSDGQTAPTETPDKLPGAEAVTVELFDGSGSPTLATETRALLQGKGFKLAPDTKLSTRNSTVIRYAPGDEDALALIKQLFGTAVQAEADRDVAPGKVRVLLGKDFKGASGGASAPPSKTSTPSKPAQPPSSAPAAPTTTPIVAGNVPCVN